In Paenibacillus sp. FSL M7-0420, a single genomic region encodes these proteins:
- a CDS encoding Fur family transcriptional regulator translates to MRTLNLTSQRQAVYDIVRNSHDHPTAAEVMNRLVEQGHNLAYGTVYNSLRYLTDKQMIRELKLGEAASRYDARLDDHQHIVCEICGAVDEVMSQVPQEWSDSVAADTGYSITHTHVVFGGICPACQSRNSRQN, encoded by the coding sequence ATGAGAACCCTGAACCTGACCTCTCAGCGTCAAGCCGTGTATGATATCGTCCGCAATTCCCATGATCACCCTACCGCTGCGGAAGTCATGAACCGGCTGGTTGAGCAGGGGCATAACCTCGCTTATGGAACGGTCTACAATTCCCTGCGCTACCTTACAGATAAGCAGATGATCCGCGAGCTGAAGCTGGGCGAGGCGGCCAGCCGGTATGATGCGCGCCTGGACGACCACCAGCATATTGTCTGTGAAATCTGCGGTGCTGTGGATGAAGTGATGAGCCAGGTTCCGCAGGAGTGGAGCGACTCGGTGGCAGCAGATACAGGCTATTCGATCACTCATACGCATGTGGTATTCGGAGGCATCTGCCCGGCCTGCCAGAGCAGAAATTCACGCCAGAACTAG